The sequence TAATACAAACAATGTATATACACGTGTTAATTACTATTCTATAAATGTATCAATGATTAGGGTGAAGTAATGTATATCTATCCCTTTATTTAAAAGAACTTTTATAAATGTATATCAATTAAGTTTTATAAACTATAAAACCAAGAAACGGATCTAACCCATGTATTTAAAAGagcttttttttaaataatgtgttttttaaaaataatgtcaaaaataggctaaaagaaaaactattgacaaaaatatgATAGTTAGTGTAAAGTCGTATACGGGGTACGCTTAACTTTGCTTGAAAATCATGGATCCCAATGAGATGGCATGTAGACCCCACaacgttttctttttttattatatatatatatatattaaatatttaaatcttcaaattctaattttcaaaaatatctttccaaattccaattttcaattttaaaaatatcttctCAAATTCTAAATTCCAATCtctaaaaatatatttctaaattccaaATTCTAGTCTACGTTTCTTTTGAAAAAGAGATATATGTTAACAAAATaggttattaaaaatatattaaacaattATTTGCAATCCACCGATATTAACATAATATCTAACTTTTTAGTcatcaaaatgaaaaaagcaTGACAAGAATAATTCTATTGTATGGAAATTAgaatatctaatttttttttagaatcaaaatgaaaagaGTTATAGGAACAAATCATTTTTAGTATTGGTGGATtgcaaatattttttaataacatattttagtaatatatatcttttaaaaaaattggagattgaaatttgaaattcgagaaaatatttaataaagaaacgtatttttgaaaattgaaaattgaaaattggaatttagaaagatatttaataagaaaaatatttttaaaaatttaaattcaaagaTTTGAATACttaataaatatacatacacacacatatatatattaaatatctttaaaaaaagtGTGGAGTCCACATGCCATCTCATTGAAGTCGTAGCAAAGTCGTGTACCTTGTACACCACTTTGCCTAAACTACCATATTTTTGTCCATAGGTGTTTAGTAATTTTAAGGTAGAACATGGTGCTAAAGTCATTTTGGAGCTAATTTGGACTAATACATAGTTAAGCAACGTTAACCAAAGCGAATCAAGGCAATACGTAGCAAAATATTGAGGTTGGCATGTTGAAGTCTCAGTGCCCCTATGCTCCACGATGCTAGGCATGGCACTGAAAGGTAGAGGCTATTGCCTTGTTGTGGAAAGGTCCAAGCCTTGTGGCGCTTCCCTTAGGCACCGTGGCACCTCaacatttattatatatatttagtatGTCGCCACATTTAACCTAACTCAGATTACGACCTTTTTTGTAAACCTTAAACCTAAAATTTATTAAGAATTTTAAGTTATAAAGAAAGCCAAAGTTAGTACAGAGAGTTGTGTTTGTTGTTTAGGTTTCTTAGTAGAAGGGAGAGTTGAAGTTAGATCTGCCAATGTGTTGAAAGTTTGAAGGGTTTGCAGCCAAGTGAAGGAAAGAAGGAAAAACTAGGTTGGTTTTTGGTTAAGTTTTGAAGGTTAGGCATTTTGACATGCTAGACGGCTAAAGGAGTGTCAAATTAAATAACCTATAAAGGCATGTCCAAGGTGCCAAGACAAACTTTGTGAGCATGTGATGCGACCATGCTAGATAAGAAGGAGCAACATGAGATGAGCAACCCTTTGTGCCATAGCTAGGTAACAAGACAAGTAAACAAAGCAAGCTAGGCGAAATGTCAAGGGAAATGCACGTTTGATGATCCATGCGGCCAATAGTAAGAGGCTTTGACGTTAGCTAAGCGGCATGACCTTGTTCCAATGTTATGTGAGATGAGTAAGAAATCTAGGCATTTCGGAAGACCCTTAGGCATTCAAGGGGTCGAAGTACATGAAGTGGAAAACAAGTGTCCATAGCATGAAAAACTCAAAATTACATGAAGTAGGTAGTGACAAAACGATTCGTCCAAGCTCTATAAATAGGTCAGTTTTAAATTAAGGATGCTCTCAAACTACTCGTATGTTTTCTCTTGAATTTGTCTCAAAAGAACTCTAAAAGAGTGTAGTTTTTAGGGTTGTCGGACAAAGGGGATGCGAGGAAGGGGTTCATCAAGTTGAAGGAAGGAGGAAATGTCATTTTCAAAGAATTTCTGAGCAATATGAACTTCTTGAAGGCTACATAACACAACACTCCAAATTAGAAGCTAAAATTTGTAGGTACTTGAAGACAATTATAAGCAAGTTTGAAGAAGGGACTTTTAGATTTTGAGGGTTGGATTAAAAGTTATAAGTTCTAGAAGTTGATTGAAGTTTCTAGACTCAAACAAGTTTTTGGGCAAGGTCAGAGGTTGGTCGAGTGTAAAGGAGGCCAGGCGGTTTGTTGCACATGTTTTGAAGGTAAAAGGTTATAGGCTTGCTAGTACGCAGATGCATGGCATTGCCTGCGCACAGCTACATGATGTGGGGTGCACGACATGCCTAGCATGCAAAGCACACAGTTAGAACCTAAGGGGCTTGGACCGTGGGTTACCTGCTGCCCATGCCTAATGACCACTCGTGCTTGACCCCattttttagttattttgatgttttttagAATCTGTGAGTTAAGTTTGgatattttcttattttaaagGATTAAATTGGATTTGAATTCTCTAATTTCAAGACAAGAAAAGATTGGGTAAACTTATATGTCGAGGAATTAGCTATCACATGTGTGTGACATAAATGAGTTtctaacatgattcctaaactTGTTTTACTAAGCTTATGTTTAAAGTATGCTTTTAGTTAACATATTTGAGAATTATATATACTTGGTTCAAATTGTTCATTTCTAAAGCATGAGTTTCAAGTTTGGAAAGCATGAACTTTACTGATAGTTTATTGAGAATGTTTCTTTACACATTGATTTATAAGCAAGCATATGATGTTGAGTTTTTGAAAGTATTTAGAGTAAACGCTGTTTAAGCAAAACTTGATTTATAGATTTGAGACTTGCTGAATGCAAGGGATTTATGTAACATGTTATTTTAGTTTTAGATAATGTTTTAAGCATGGAATTGATTAAGTATGTTTTAGTCTATGCTTAAGAGATATCCAGAGATTTGTAATGATCATACAGAGGAGGTTTCCTAGTGCACGAAGGTCTGTGATGAAGGTATCTAATTGATGCCTAGAGTTTCTATCACTGTGACTAGGTAGACATGAAAACCTCTACGAACGACTAGATTTTCCATCTCATAGTAGCCACTATTGGATAGGCACTACTGGTACCTAGATTTTCGTCTCGTAGTTTTACATAAATTTAGGGTAtaacaaaagaaagagaaatgttTGAGAAAGCTGCTTAGTTTAAGAATATTATATTTGCTTTACTTCGCCTAAATGTATTTACAAATTTGAGAAGTTTAAACTCATTGTTTGTAAAGCTTGTTTAGTTTCAAAATAGTCACTCACCAAGCTTTCGCTCACTATTTCCAAAAAGATTTTCATACTTTCCAAACAAAGATCATGGATCTGGTGCCCGATACATCTGCCAATCTGTTAGAGTATTTTGATTTGTTATTACCTAGTATGTCTTGTTTCTAGTTATGTACCTAGTTTGTACATTGGTTTAGTTATAGTTCGTTAGTTGTGGATTTTAAGTGTTAGCCTTTGAGTTGTATGAACCGTGGTTTGTATTCATTTATATAATATTTGTTAGACTTGTTGTTTTTAGTTTGGGTTGCACTTCGTTGTCATGTATATAAAGACAGTTGTTTCGAATTTTCGCTATGTTTGTATTCTTTCATGTTCAGTCTTGTTTCGTCAGCATGTATTGTTAGAAGATATTTTTTGGCTTCGAGCCATTTCTTGGGTTAAGAGAAGGTGATCTGAGAGAGGTTGTGACATTTCTCCACGTGTTTTCTCTCAATTTTCTGAAGATTTTCATGTGAATTTGGTTTGCCGAACAATTCCTTGTCATCTGGCATATGGATGAGAGGATAAGGTAACTTGTTTTAGCTAGGGTGTGTAAAATAATCTTTCAAACCCTTTCAATTTATTAGAACTTGAACttgttttatgtaatttttgGTTCAATTCTTGTCTTTAAtggtattttgttatatgttggACGCATGAGAGAATGTATGACTTTCGCTTTGCACTAAATCTTAGACGTGCGTAACAATTAGATAAGATCATTTTGTTAGAAGAAATAGCTTAGATTAGCTTGTAAATCTACTTTGATGCGCATTGATTCTAAAAAACCTAGAATTAAACCCGTTGAATGTCAATTAGACGCATGAAAACTAAGCATTCCATCTAAGGATCTCTAGAACTTAATGTTACGTTAGTGAGAAATTCAACATTGTTTAATCGTATTGGGTTAAAAACAATTGGGACCTTGAGACAATTTAGTTATTTGAAGTAATTAAATTGGTTAGGTGAAGATTGCATATGAATAAGTGATGATAGCTTAATGAATAGATTCTCGGGAGAGATCAATTTAACCCAAGCTAGgcattttattcttttattttctctaaTTTATTTACTTCTTTGTGCATTCAATTTCAACTCCAACCAACACATTGGTCACTTTAACTAAATAACTAACCTTaagaaattaatttttgtaCTTCCTTACGGATCGACGACTTGGTCTTATCACTTGTACTATTTAGTAGTATAGGTAGTATTGAtcgatataatataaaattcatTTGATTGAGTGTAATTTACAGGGGATACTAAATGGACCACATCAAGAGCAAAGACTTAAAAGGTACTTATTAAAGTTCAAAAATCTAAATCATAATAAATTTGACGTATGTTAATTAAACCATTACCAATTATAGTCCAAATTATGAAAATTGATGTTCTCTTTTCTTCACACAACTGGGATAAATTATATAACAACCAATCTTACTCGTAGAATTTCCATGCATTGATAGGATTCATAAACTCTAAACATATTTCTATGACAATTATAACAGCTCTCTCATCATAAATCTATAAAACATAAGAATTCAAACCTCCTATTTCATTTAATGGAAGACCTGCGCTCTCTAATACATATGAATTTATCAACTCTCATCCACGTCAATATACTTAATTCTTAATTCTATTTAATCGATTATGAATTCATGAATTAATATTCTATAATTATACAAACTAAAGAAGAAACCTAGAAATATCTTAGattttttaggataaaaaattttagagaattttCTTTAGATAATGATAAGAGAGAAATATCTAGAATTATGTAAATAAATATCTAGACTAGGTAAAACTCTAGAAACCTCTTTTTAGTTTGGGCTCCAAGGAATTCatgcctataaatagaggtgtgATCCTCATTTGTAGACCAAGCAAAATCAAAGCAAGTAAACAAAGTGAGGAAGCCAGAAAGGGAGTTTGTAAGAAACTTTGAGGGAAAGTAAGTGAATGTCATTCCTAAATGTGTTCTTCATTTATAAATTGTCTTAAtaaaactttctttctttcaagtGAATGTCTCTTTATTTAGTTCCAAATTTTTCAACATAATTTATCTATAATATATAGTTCAAACCAACTTTAAGTAAAcgataatttatattttatatgacTTTTATTTCTTAGGAGCAACAGGTTTGATTTTCCAAACTTTTCATTCTCGTACTAACAAATTATATCTATaattaaaacatgtttaatttaaaCAATATAATGTCATCCCTAATTAATTTAGGAAAATGTTAATGAAATGTCAACTTCGATAAATATTATTTATCGAAGAATTATAAAaacaaaccaataaaaataatatttaaattaataaataaaactttaattaagatttttttaataagttaaaaaaggaagcttattatatatttaaattagaTTTACATATTAATGATTTCTTGTTGCTTTCTTCACACACAcagagatatatatatatatatatatatatattattttatattagaTTATATTGCTCTATTCTTTTATGTTACCATGAAAGAGATTAATAATTCATTCCTTGAGTGAAGGTTAGATTGTGAGCATGTAAAAATATAGATGAAAATCTCTAGATTAATTCTTAAAATTTTGTACCCATAAATGAGGATCATTAATATGAATAATCTATATTAAAAGGATTATTTTGACTATTTAAAAGTACATCTaacatcaataaaaaaaaaaaacattatcgttataattattaatatattaaagtATTATAAAATCCAAAGTTAACATGGTTCTTAATGTCAAACATATATTATTGATCTCGAAGACAAGGGTTCAATCTCATGTTCCATTTTTCGCTCTAATTCCCGACCTTCTCAACAAATGCATGGTGGATCTTGAGTCCTCCCTTCCACTTTCCGCTCCAAACCTCATACATTCCGAAGTACAGACGGTTGTCTCCCGGCGAGCTCGACGGAGGTTTGACAGTGATAATGAGATCATCTTCCGGCATATTGAACTTGTTCTGATCATCTGAGGCTTTGCTATCGAGGCACATCTTCTTGTAAACGAATTTCCCGGCCTTCCCAATCTTGGCCATTATGTAAACGTCACATCCTTTCCATCCAAAAGCAGCGGCCGTCATGGAAACGTTAAACCCAACTTTGTAGCTTTTTCCGATCTCTACATTGTCTGTCCAACATGTCACCTCCAACCATGACACTTGTAGCAGCTCTGCAGCTGCACTCGACTCCTTCCTACAAATTAAAGTATTTAATTGAAATACGGTTTTAGATATCTACGTTAACCAAAATGGTTGGAGATGTGAAGTTGGAAGGGTTGTGAATTTCTTTGAATTAAAAGTTTGTTCTTTCAGAAAATATAGtataaagaattaataaagCATAAAATTGATGTTAATTGTAATATCATCATTGCATGTCAATAAAgacattaataaaaataataaaagagagaaattaaTAATAGGGTGACTTACAAGTTTCGAGATTGACGAGGCAAACGCCAATAACGTTTGTCGTTGCCCCATGTGATGTTGAAGCCTTTTGGATAAATTATTGTCTTTTTGTTCTGTAAATTGAATGAATT comes from Cucumis melo cultivar AY chromosome 12, USDA_Cmelo_AY_1.0, whole genome shotgun sequence and encodes:
- the LOC103498273 gene encoding protein PHLOEM PROTEIN 2-LIKE A9-like, which translates into the protein MVGFFYSSPHFNGDPKAIEKAKNKKTIIYPKGFNITWGNDKRYWRLPRQSRNLKESSAAAELLQVSWLEVTCWTDNVEIGKSYKVGFNVSMTAAAFGWKGCDVYIMAKIGKAGKFVYKKMCLDSKASDDQNKFNMPEDDLIITVKPPSSSPGDNRLYFGMYEVWSGKWKGGLKIHHAFVEKVGN